From one Asterias amurensis chromosome 14, ASM3211899v1 genomic stretch:
- the LOC139947148 gene encoding transcription cofactor vestigial-like protein 2, producing MSCLDVMYQSAYQPYQHYPFYQRHFTQKYGHYKMQEPPDHEASSYTPHTQSVAPSTSTSPGGHSTLYHPHQHHHHNSHNSSPVNGVSHPHQLSVKEEDKSTGSDAECTVEAEYINSRCVLFTYYTGELNKVVDEHFSRALNQPSSFSSNGRVGVSSGEGKGSQQGITSEGNTWNSKNGDTVVSPMCQRNLPASFWNSNYNHNKYTHHHHHHSHHSTPSSCQGSATNSTHHDALFPDPYPSSLHRSVHQPDPWHYPFVSQSSYTHRSSIHDLTYGMSMSTGGSAFNPRYSSLLIQPPVRPGRLPAMPGQCDFTKGGEGWPSTYPHGHTQQIASEIPSYSMDSASTSALESQDTSKDLYWF from the exons ATGAGTTGCTTAGACGTAATGTATCAGAGTGCTTACCAGCCGTATCAACACTATCCTTTCTACCAGCGCCACTTTACGCAG AAGTACGGCCACTATAAGATGCAAGAGCCTCCAGACCATGAGGCAAGCAGCTACACCCCGCATACTCAATCCGTCGCCCCGTCGACATCAACATCTCCAGGTGGGCATTCAACGCTCTACCACCCACACCAACATCACCACCACAACAGCCATAACTCATCCCCGGTCAATGGCGTCTCTCACCCCCATCAACTTAGCGTGAAGGAAGAGGACAAGTCTACCGGCAGCGACGCGGAGTGCACGGTAGAGGCCGAGTACATCAACTCGCGGTGCGTGCTGTTCACGTACTACACTGGTGAACTGAACAAAGTGGTAGATGAACATTTCAGTCGAGCCCTGAATCAACCCAGTAGTTTCTCCTCCAATGGGAGGGTGGGAGTGAGCAGTGGGGAAGGCAAAGGCAGTCAACAGGGTATAACGAGTGAGGGGAACACGTGGAATAGCAAAAATGGAG ACACGGTAGTGTCGCCAATGTGTCAACGCAACCTCCCAGCCTCGTTTTGGAACAGTAACTACAACCACAACAAGTACActcaccatcaccaccaccactCTCACCACAGTACCCCAAGTAGCTGCCAGGGGTCAGCCACAAACTCCACTCACCACGACGCCCTGTTCCCGGACCCGTACCCATCATCCCTCCATCGGTCGGTCCACCAGCCCGACCCCTGGCACTACCCGTTTGTCTCTCAGAGTTCGTACACCCATCGGTCTAGTATTCATGATTTGACCTATGGGATGAGTATGAGTACCGGGGGTAGCGCGTTCAACCCCAGGTATAGTTCCTTGCTCATCCAGCCCCCGGTCCGACCGGGACGGTTACCTGCAATGCCCGGCCAGTGTGACTTCACTAAGGGGGGAGAAGGGTGGCCCAGTACTTACCCACACGGACACACACAACAAATTGCGTCTGAGATTCCTTCTTATAGCATGGACTCAG